In Nocardia sputorum, a single genomic region encodes these proteins:
- the thiD gene encoding bifunctional hydroxymethylpyrimidine kinase/phosphomethylpyrimidine kinase, whose protein sequence is MKLLPLPAEGQTPVRALTIAGTDSGGGAGIQADTRTMALCGVHALVAVAAVTVQNTVGVSGFHEIPPQVVAAQVRSVAGDIGVGAAKTGMLASTAIIEAVAAVCREVGIGRDGEVPLVVDPVAASMHGDPLLHAEALDALRSTLIPLATVVTPNLDEVRLLTGIDVEDDDSARRAAEALHKLGPRWAIVKGGHLRSSEYSTDLLFDGEQFLEFTAPRIATGNDHGGGDTLAAAIACALAHGYSVPEAVEFAKEWTYRCLAASYDLGAGHGPVSPLWRLHRS, encoded by the coding sequence GGCGGAGGCGCCGGAATCCAAGCCGATACTCGCACCATGGCCCTGTGCGGCGTGCACGCGCTGGTGGCCGTCGCGGCGGTGACCGTGCAGAACACGGTGGGCGTCAGCGGATTTCACGAGATTCCACCGCAGGTCGTGGCCGCTCAGGTGCGCTCGGTCGCCGGGGACATCGGGGTCGGCGCCGCGAAGACCGGCATGCTGGCCTCCACCGCGATCATCGAGGCGGTGGCGGCGGTGTGCCGGGAGGTCGGCATCGGCCGTGACGGCGAAGTCCCGCTGGTCGTCGATCCGGTCGCGGCCTCTATGCACGGCGATCCGCTGCTGCACGCCGAGGCGCTCGACGCGCTGCGCTCCACCCTGATCCCGCTCGCGACGGTGGTGACGCCGAACCTGGACGAGGTCCGGTTGCTCACCGGGATCGACGTCGAGGACGACGATTCGGCGCGCCGCGCCGCCGAGGCGCTGCACAAGCTGGGGCCGCGGTGGGCGATCGTGAAGGGCGGGCACCTGCGTTCCTCCGAGTACAGCACCGATCTGCTTTTCGACGGCGAGCAGTTCCTCGAGTTCACCGCACCGCGCATCGCCACCGGCAACGATCACGGTGGCGGCGACACCCTGGCCGCCGCCATCGCCTGCGCATTGGCGCACGGCTATTCGGTGCCCGAAGCGGTCGAGTTCGCCAAGGAGTGGACCTATCGCTGCCTGGCCGCGTCCTACGATCTCGGCGCGGGCCACGGGCCGGTGTCCCCGCTGTGGCGCTTGCATCGCAGCTGA
- a CDS encoding TetR/AcrR family transcriptional regulator → MLRGRTEDDQPSKRVDARTERWREHRRKVREEFVDAAFRALDKFGPAVSMGDIAKEAGAAKPKLYRHFEDKSDLYNAIVDRVRDMLWEQVMTSFDLTGDSAGDLVRRAATEYALVVSRQPNVFRFMLHSHFTRRSGDADRALQSARQSAERAAELFAGAVNDESVQVASVELVIYSIFGAVASATDWWLGVKQPEPPAMPVEQFADYLSEVIFALVAASARLHGIAMAADQPLHLAFSAM, encoded by the coding sequence ATGCTGCGCGGCCGGACGGAAGACGACCAGCCGTCGAAACGTGTGGACGCGCGCACCGAGCGTTGGCGTGAGCATCGCCGGAAGGTGCGCGAGGAGTTCGTGGACGCGGCGTTCCGCGCGCTCGACAAATTCGGTCCCGCCGTCAGCATGGGCGACATCGCCAAGGAAGCGGGCGCGGCCAAGCCGAAGCTGTATCGCCATTTCGAGGACAAGAGCGACCTCTACAACGCGATCGTCGACCGGGTGCGCGACATGCTCTGGGAGCAAGTCATGACCAGCTTCGACCTGACCGGCGACTCGGCCGGTGACCTGGTGCGCCGCGCCGCGACCGAATACGCGCTGGTGGTGTCGCGGCAGCCGAACGTCTTCCGGTTCATGCTGCACAGCCACTTCACGCGACGGTCCGGCGACGCCGACCGCGCCCTGCAGTCGGCCAGGCAGTCCGCCGAACGCGCCGCCGAGCTGTTCGCCGGTGCGGTGAACGACGAGTCGGTGCAGGTCGCGAGCGTGGAGCTGGTGATCTATTCGATCTTCGGCGCGGTGGCCTCGGCCACCGATTGGTGGCTGGGGGTGAAACAGCCCGAGCCACCGGCCATGCCGGTCGAGCAGTTCGCCGACTATCTGAGCGAGGTCATCTTCGCGCTGGTGGCCGCGAGCGCTCGACTGCACGGCATCGCGATGGCGGCGGATCAACCGCTGCACCTCGCTTTTTCCGCTATGTGA
- a CDS encoding bifunctional glycosyltransferase family 2/GtrA family protein: MTETSTVAATERTETTGAPVLDVVIPVYNEETDLGVCVRRLHAYLRDGFPFPARITVADNASTDDTLQVAQLLAEELDDVRVVHLSAKGRGRALRAVWERSDAQVVAYMDVDLSTDLNALLPLVAPLITGHSDLAIGTRLDAASRVVRGPKREIISRCYNLLLRASLRAHFSDAQCGFKAMRADVARRLLPLVHDGEWFFDTELLVLAERAGLRIHEVPVDWIDDPDSRVDIVDTARKDLLGIWRLGRALATGALPLDELRRSVGREPLVPGVPLGMVGQLVRFAIVGVLSTLAYLLLYVVLQPLIGAQVANFAALLITAVGNTAANRAFTFGVRGSNGAVSHQFQGLVIFGIGLALTSGSLFALHRWAPDASVHLELFVLVVANLVATLLRFVGLRWVFRDSGGDRAPSAPAPAAVGRSAEGDR; the protein is encoded by the coding sequence ATGACCGAGACTTCGACCGTCGCGGCGACGGAACGGACCGAGACCACGGGCGCGCCCGTGCTGGACGTGGTGATACCCGTCTACAACGAAGAGACCGACCTCGGCGTGTGCGTCCGCAGACTGCACGCCTACCTGCGCGACGGATTCCCCTTCCCGGCGCGCATCACGGTCGCCGACAACGCGAGCACCGACGACACGCTGCAGGTCGCACAGCTGCTCGCCGAAGAACTGGACGACGTGCGCGTGGTGCACCTGTCCGCGAAGGGGCGCGGGCGGGCGCTGCGGGCGGTGTGGGAACGCTCCGACGCACAGGTGGTCGCCTACATGGACGTCGACCTGTCCACCGACCTGAACGCACTGCTGCCCCTGGTCGCACCGCTGATCACCGGGCATTCCGACCTGGCCATCGGCACCCGGCTCGACGCCGCGTCCCGCGTGGTGCGCGGGCCCAAGCGCGAGATCATCTCGCGCTGCTACAACTTGTTGCTGAGGGCCTCGCTGCGCGCGCACTTCTCCGACGCCCAATGCGGCTTCAAGGCGATGCGCGCCGACGTGGCGCGCCGTCTGCTGCCGCTGGTGCACGACGGGGAGTGGTTCTTCGACACCGAATTGCTGGTGCTCGCCGAGCGGGCCGGTCTGCGCATCCACGAGGTTCCGGTGGACTGGATCGATGATCCGGACAGCCGCGTCGACATCGTCGACACCGCGCGCAAGGACCTGCTCGGCATCTGGCGGCTCGGGCGGGCGCTGGCCACCGGGGCGCTGCCGCTCGACGAGTTGCGGCGCTCGGTGGGCCGGGAACCGTTGGTGCCCGGGGTGCCGCTGGGCATGGTGGGACAACTGGTGCGGTTCGCGATCGTCGGCGTGCTGAGCACGCTGGCCTATCTGCTGCTCTACGTGGTGTTGCAGCCGCTGATCGGCGCGCAGGTGGCGAACTTCGCGGCGCTGCTGATCACGGCGGTGGGCAATACCGCGGCCAACCGGGCTTTCACCTTCGGCGTGCGCGGCTCGAACGGCGCGGTGTCGCACCAGTTCCAAGGACTGGTGATCTTCGGGATCGGGTTGGCGCTCACCAGCGGGTCGCTGTTCGCGCTGCATCGGTGGGCGCCGGACGCCTCGGTGCATCTGGAGCTGTTCGTCCTGGTGGTGGCCAATCTGGTGGCTACGCTGTTGCGGTTCGTCGGGCTGCGCTGGGTGTTCCGCGACAGCGGCGGTGATCGCGCGCCGAGCGCACCGGCTCCCGCCGCCGTCGGACGCTCCGCCGAGGGAGACCGTTGA
- a CDS encoding glycosyltransferase family 39 protein — protein MTATTTAPPVATEPPPKGRRNWEYPALAALLFGTAVAYLCNLSANGWANSFYSAAVQAGSVSWKAFFFGSSDAANSITVDKPPASLWLMELSVRAFGLNSWSILVPEVLLGVASVAVLWATVRRPFGPAAGLLAGLALAVTPVAALMFRFNNPEALLVFLMIAAAWAMTRAVEDGRWRWLILTGALIGFGFLTKQLQVLLVVPALALTYLLAGPPKLGKRVLQLFAAAAAMVAAAGWWLLAVELWPASSRPWIGGSHDNSILELTLGYNGLGRLNGNERGSVGPGGDLPPGGNGMWGSTGITRMFEPAQGGQIAWLIPAALVALVAGILLRGKAARTDRQRASLVLWGGWLLVTGLVFSYMAGIFHQYYTVALAPAVAALVGAGTVQAWRQRQRLWVRLASALAVGLTTATAWMLLSRSPEWQSWLRWTVLVVGVLATLAVLVPAPRKLAVVSALAVAFTFLAGPVAYAVDTIATPHAGSIPSAGPNVAMRNRPPWGEGMPGMGRRMQDGTGTTGRDGTAQAPGGTPPDGGAPGTGPQGTAPDGRIPQPGSQLPGTRPQGNAPGGQAPDGAMAPQGQGMPGDDGPNGGGMGGFLGASEPSAQIVALLEQNGGDYTWVAAAIGSNSAAGLQLATELPVMPIGGFNGSDPSPTLEQFQRYVAEGKIHYFVGGGRGGPGSSESSPSARITQWVQENFTAIQVDGVTLYDLTATR, from the coding sequence ATGACGGCGACTACGACCGCACCGCCGGTCGCGACCGAACCGCCGCCGAAAGGCCGCCGGAACTGGGAGTATCCGGCGCTGGCTGCGCTACTGTTCGGCACGGCCGTGGCATATCTGTGCAACCTGAGTGCCAACGGATGGGCGAATTCGTTCTACTCGGCCGCCGTACAGGCGGGTTCGGTCTCGTGGAAGGCGTTCTTCTTCGGGTCCTCCGACGCGGCGAACTCGATCACCGTGGACAAGCCGCCCGCCTCGCTGTGGCTGATGGAGCTGTCGGTGCGGGCTTTCGGGCTCAACAGTTGGAGCATCCTGGTGCCGGAGGTGCTGCTCGGCGTGGCGAGTGTGGCAGTCCTGTGGGCGACGGTGCGCAGGCCGTTCGGGCCCGCGGCCGGATTGCTCGCGGGGCTGGCGCTGGCGGTGACACCCGTCGCGGCGTTGATGTTCCGGTTCAACAATCCCGAAGCGCTGCTGGTGTTCTTGATGATCGCCGCCGCATGGGCGATGACCCGCGCGGTGGAGGACGGCCGCTGGCGGTGGCTGATCCTCACCGGCGCGCTGATCGGATTCGGTTTCCTCACCAAGCAATTGCAGGTGCTGCTGGTGGTTCCGGCGCTCGCGCTGACCTACTTGCTCGCTGGTCCGCCGAAACTCGGCAAGCGCGTTCTGCAACTCTTCGCGGCCGCGGCCGCGATGGTGGCGGCCGCGGGCTGGTGGCTGCTGGCGGTGGAGCTGTGGCCGGCCTCGTCGCGGCCGTGGATCGGCGGCTCGCACGACAACTCGATCCTGGAACTCACCCTCGGTTACAACGGGCTCGGCCGGCTCAACGGCAACGAGCGCGGCAGCGTCGGGCCGGGCGGCGACCTCCCGCCGGGCGGCAACGGCATGTGGGGATCCACCGGCATCACCCGGATGTTCGAACCGGCTCAGGGCGGTCAGATCGCGTGGTTGATCCCCGCGGCGCTGGTCGCGCTCGTGGCCGGAATCCTGCTGCGCGGCAAAGCGGCTCGCACCGATCGACAGCGCGCTTCCCTCGTCCTCTGGGGCGGCTGGCTGCTGGTGACCGGGCTGGTGTTCAGCTACATGGCTGGCATCTTCCACCAGTACTACACCGTGGCCCTGGCTCCGGCCGTCGCCGCGCTCGTCGGCGCGGGCACGGTGCAGGCGTGGCGGCAGCGGCAGCGGCTGTGGGTGCGGCTGGCCTCGGCGCTGGCAGTGGGCCTGACCACGGCGACCGCGTGGATGCTGTTGTCCCGCAGCCCGGAATGGCAGTCGTGGCTGCGCTGGACGGTGCTGGTCGTCGGCGTGCTCGCGACGCTCGCCGTGCTCGTCCCCGCGCCGCGCAAACTGGCCGTGGTGTCGGCGCTGGCGGTCGCGTTCACCTTCCTGGCCGGACCGGTCGCCTACGCCGTCGACACCATCGCGACGCCGCACGCCGGGTCCATCCCCTCCGCCGGACCGAACGTCGCGATGCGCAATCGGCCGCCGTGGGGCGAGGGCATGCCGGGAATGGGCCGTCGCATGCAGGACGGAACCGGAACCACCGGCCGCGACGGCACCGCGCAAGCCCCGGGCGGTACGCCACCGGACGGCGGTGCGCCGGGAACGGGTCCGCAGGGCACGGCACCGGACGGCCGGATCCCGCAGCCGGGCAGCCAACTCCCAGGCACCCGGCCGCAGGGCAACGCGCCCGGCGGGCAGGCACCGGACGGCGCGATGGCCCCGCAGGGGCAGGGCATGCCCGGAGACGACGGCCCCAATGGCGGCGGAATGGGCGGCTTCCTCGGGGCGAGCGAACCGAGCGCGCAAATCGTGGCCCTGCTCGAGCAGAACGGCGGCGACTACACCTGGGTCGCCGCGGCCATCGGCTCGAACAGCGCCGCGGGGCTGCAACTGGCCACCGAACTTCCGGTGATGCCGATCGGCGGCTTCAACGGCAGTGACCCCTCGCCGACGCTGGAACAGTTTCAGCGGTATGTCGCCGAAGGGAAGATCCACTACTTCGTCGGCGGCGGACGTGGCGGACCCGGTTCGTCCGAGTCCTCCCCCAGCGCGCGGATCACGCAGTGGGTCCAGGAGAACTTCACCGCCATTCAGGTGGACGGGGTCACCTTGTACGACCTGACCGCCACCCGCTGA
- a CDS encoding TetR/AcrR family transcriptional regulator, with translation MSTKRELVLDAAIDLLGSRGTRALTHRAVDEAAGMPAGSASNYFRTREALLIGITERLEARDHANWEALLRRPAPGSIDELVDGMAAFAVRAVGADRVRTLARYALFLEGQSIPALRESVRRGHLRLTEWAATLLAWVGADRTAARPLVDQLDGIILHQLVNPEADFDPRPALDRLVRALTAASE, from the coding sequence GTGTCCACCAAACGCGAACTCGTGTTGGACGCGGCGATCGACCTGCTGGGATCCCGCGGCACCCGCGCGCTCACCCACCGCGCGGTCGACGAGGCCGCGGGGATGCCCGCCGGTTCGGCCTCCAACTACTTCCGCACCCGGGAAGCGCTGCTGATCGGCATCACCGAGCGCCTCGAGGCACGTGACCACGCGAATTGGGAGGCGCTCCTGCGGCGACCAGCGCCCGGATCGATCGACGAACTCGTCGACGGCATGGCCGCTTTCGCGGTGCGCGCGGTGGGCGCCGACCGGGTGCGCACGCTGGCCCGCTACGCCCTGTTCTTGGAAGGACAGTCCATTCCCGCGCTGCGCGAGAGCGTCCGGCGCGGACACCTGCGCCTGACCGAATGGGCCGCGACGCTGCTGGCGTGGGTCGGCGCCGATCGGACCGCGGCGCGGCCCCTGGTCGACCAGCTCGACGGGATCATCCTGCATCAGCTGGTGAACCCGGAAGCGGACTTCGATCCACGCCCCGCGCTGGACCGATTGGTGCGCGCGCTGACCGCCGCGAGCGAGTGA
- a CDS encoding TetR/AcrR family transcriptional regulator, translated as MATPHEPKQDRSRATRQRLLEATIDCLAEMGWAAATVAVVAERAGVSRGAAQHHFPTREDLITAALEYMFDTRSGQAVQEAATLTELGDGIARTEAVVAGLVESYTSPLFKAALQVWTHAAADPALRERIVPLEARFGRASHRRAVEALGVDDSDPVAHHLVQATLDMARGLGLADVLTDDSARRKRIVEQWAATLHAALHAPR; from the coding sequence ATGGCGACACCCCACGAACCCAAGCAGGACCGCAGCCGCGCCACCCGGCAGCGCCTGCTCGAGGCGACCATCGACTGCCTGGCCGAGATGGGCTGGGCGGCAGCGACGGTCGCCGTGGTCGCCGAACGGGCCGGGGTGTCGCGTGGCGCGGCGCAGCATCACTTTCCCACCAGGGAGGACCTGATCACCGCCGCGCTGGAGTACATGTTCGACACGCGCAGCGGGCAGGCGGTGCAGGAGGCGGCGACGCTGACGGAACTGGGTGACGGCATCGCCCGCACCGAGGCGGTGGTGGCGGGGCTGGTCGAGTCCTACACCAGCCCGTTGTTCAAGGCGGCGTTGCAGGTGTGGACCCATGCCGCCGCGGACCCGGCGCTGCGCGAACGCATCGTCCCGCTGGAGGCCCGCTTCGGGCGCGCCTCCCATCGCCGCGCGGTCGAGGCCCTGGGCGTCGACGACTCGGACCCGGTCGCCCATCACCTGGTCCAGGCGACCCTGGACATGGCGCGTGGTCTGGGCCTCGCCGATGTCCTCACCGACGATTCGGCCCGTCGCAAGCGAATAGTCGAACAATGGGCGGCCACGCTGCACGCCGCCTTGCACGCACCCCGCTGA
- a CDS encoding enoyl-CoA hydratase family protein — MTETGPFVRYEVSGGVATLTFDSPHNRNALSSKLVAELLRGLDDAAADEKVRVIVLAHTGNTFCAGADLSEASDADPAVAADERTRVMIGVLRRLVEIPKPVIARIDGNVRAGGMGIVAGCDIVVAGPGSSFALTEVRIGLAPFMISLTLLPRLDPRAASRYYLTGEKFDATVAREIGLVTVTADDPAAEVERLCGEVRKGSPQGLAEAKRLVNAGILAEFDASAEELARRSASFFGTPEVHEGMLAFLQRRPPSWAE; from the coding sequence ATGACCGAGACGGGCCCGTTCGTCCGCTACGAGGTGAGCGGCGGCGTCGCGACGCTCACGTTCGATTCGCCGCACAACCGCAACGCGCTGTCGTCCAAGCTGGTCGCCGAACTGCTGCGCGGGCTCGACGACGCGGCCGCCGACGAGAAGGTGCGCGTCATCGTGCTCGCGCACACCGGCAACACCTTCTGCGCGGGCGCGGATCTGAGCGAGGCGAGCGACGCCGATCCGGCCGTGGCCGCCGATGAGCGCACCCGGGTCATGATCGGCGTGCTGCGCAGGCTGGTGGAGATCCCGAAGCCGGTGATCGCGCGGATCGACGGCAATGTGCGGGCCGGCGGCATGGGCATCGTGGCGGGCTGCGACATCGTCGTGGCCGGTCCGGGCAGTAGTTTCGCGCTCACCGAGGTGCGCATCGGGCTGGCGCCGTTCATGATCTCGCTGACCCTGCTGCCCAGGCTCGACCCGCGCGCGGCCAGCCGGTACTACCTCACGGGCGAGAAGTTCGATGCGACCGTGGCTCGGGAGATCGGCTTGGTCACGGTGACCGCCGACGATCCGGCCGCCGAAGTGGAACGGCTGTGCGGGGAGGTGCGCAAGGGCTCCCCGCAGGGCCTGGCCGAGGCCAAGCGGTTGGTCAACGCGGGCATCCTCGCCGAGTTCGACGCCTCCGCCGAAGAACTCGCGCGGCGTTCGGCGAGCTTCTTCGGCACCCCCGAAGTGCACGAGGGCATGCTGGCCTTTTTGCAGCGCCGTCCGCCGAGCTGGGCAGAATAA
- a CDS encoding acyl-CoA dehydrogenase family protein: MSFIETDEQKALRAAVAALAAKYNYRDYVLPKARKNEPLDELWQEAGKLGFLGVNLPEEFGGGGAGMYELSLVMEELSAQGAGLLLMVVSPAICGTIITKYGTDEQKRQWLPKLADGSGKMVFGITEPDAGSNSHQITTTARRDGDDWILNGRKIFISGVDQAEAVLIVARTSDHKTGKLKPALFIVPTDAEGFTKTAQEMDIIEPDHQYNLFLDDVRLPSTALVGKEDAALMQLFAGLNPERIMGAAMAVGMGRYAIERAVEYAKERTVWKTPIGAHQGISHPLAQVKVELELAKLMMQKAAALYDAGDEMGAAEAANMAKYAGAEASIKALDQAIQTHGGSGLTRDVGLAAMLAAARIGRIAPVSREMVLNFVAQYSLGLPKSY, translated from the coding sequence ATGTCGTTCATCGAAACCGACGAGCAGAAGGCGCTGCGGGCCGCCGTCGCCGCGCTGGCCGCGAAGTACAACTACCGCGACTACGTGCTGCCGAAGGCGCGCAAGAACGAGCCGCTGGACGAATTGTGGCAGGAGGCGGGCAAACTCGGTTTCCTCGGCGTGAACCTGCCCGAGGAGTTCGGGGGCGGCGGCGCGGGCATGTACGAGCTGTCGCTGGTGATGGAGGAGTTGTCCGCGCAGGGCGCGGGCCTGTTGCTGATGGTCGTCTCCCCGGCCATCTGCGGCACCATCATCACCAAGTACGGCACCGACGAGCAGAAGCGGCAATGGCTGCCCAAGCTCGCCGACGGCTCCGGCAAGATGGTGTTCGGCATCACCGAGCCGGACGCGGGCTCCAACTCCCACCAGATCACCACGACCGCGCGCCGCGACGGCGACGACTGGATCCTCAACGGCCGCAAGATCTTCATCTCCGGCGTGGACCAGGCCGAGGCCGTGCTGATCGTGGCCAGGACCTCCGACCACAAGACCGGCAAGCTCAAGCCCGCCCTGTTCATCGTGCCGACCGACGCCGAAGGCTTCACCAAGACGGCGCAGGAGATGGACATCATCGAGCCCGACCACCAGTACAACCTGTTCCTCGACGACGTCCGGCTGCCGTCCACCGCGCTGGTCGGCAAGGAGGACGCGGCGCTGATGCAGCTGTTCGCGGGCCTGAACCCGGAGCGGATCATGGGCGCGGCCATGGCCGTCGGCATGGGCCGCTACGCCATCGAACGCGCCGTGGAATACGCCAAGGAGCGCACGGTGTGGAAGACCCCGATCGGTGCGCATCAAGGCATTTCGCATCCGCTGGCCCAGGTGAAGGTCGAACTGGAGCTGGCGAAGCTGATGATGCAGAAGGCCGCCGCCCTCTACGACGCGGGCGACGAGATGGGCGCCGCCGAGGCGGCCAACATGGCGAAGTACGCCGGGGCGGAAGCCAGCATCAAGGCCCTCGACCAGGCCATCCAGACCCACGGCGGTTCCGGTCTGACCAGGGACGTCGGGTTGGCCGCCATGCTCGCCGCCGCGCGCATCGGCCGCATCGCGCCGGTGAGCCGGGAGATGGTCCTGAACTTCGTCGCCCAGTACTCGCTGGGCCTGCCGAAGTCGTACTGA
- a CDS encoding acetyl/propionyl/methylcrotonyl-CoA carboxylase subunit alpha, which produces MTGGLTNVLVANRGEIARRVFATCRRMGLGSVAVYSDADAAAPHVTEADAAVRLPGNTPAETYLRGELIIEAALAAGADAIHPGYGFLSENAEFAKAVLDAGLVWIGPPVEAIEQMGSKVASKKMMDAAGVPVLAELDPAEVTEAHLPVLIKASAGGGGRGMRVVRELADLTPQIEAARREAESAFGDPTVFCERYLETGRHIEVQVMADTHGVIWAVGERECSIQRRHQKVLEEAPSPLVERTEGMRARLFEAARLAAGAIGYTGAGTVEFLADEQGEFFFLEMNTRLQVEHPVTECTTGLDLVRLQLDVAAGGALPAEPPAMRGHSIEVRLYAEDPAQDWQPQSGTVHRIEIPSVRTEFDLLDGPGVRLDTGVVNGSVVGVHYDPMLAKVISYAETRTEAARLLAAALHRAKIHGLVTNRDLLVRVLRHPAFLSGDTDTAFFATHGLDVLAAPLVSESDEALSIVAAALADAAANRGRARVGGGLPSGWRNLPSQSQRKSYESRATGRHEVGYRFGRTGVAVDGHDGLDLVEAAPDRVVLSVPGERGPVRRQFEVARYGDQVYVDSPLGPVALRRLPRFSDPADQVATGSLLAPMPGSVIRLGAEVGSRVEQGQPILWLEAMKMEHTIAAPAAGVLSAVNVTVGQQVDVGAVLAVVDPAADNTETQEN; this is translated from the coding sequence GTGACGGGTGGGCTCACGAATGTTCTGGTCGCCAACCGTGGCGAAATCGCTCGCCGGGTCTTCGCCACCTGCCGCCGGATGGGTCTGGGCAGCGTCGCGGTGTACTCCGACGCGGATGCCGCCGCGCCGCACGTCACCGAGGCGGACGCCGCGGTGCGCCTGCCCGGCAACACGCCGGCGGAAACCTATCTGCGTGGTGAGTTGATCATCGAGGCAGCGCTCGCCGCCGGTGCCGACGCCATCCATCCCGGATACGGGTTCCTTTCCGAGAACGCCGAATTCGCCAAGGCGGTGCTCGACGCCGGGCTGGTCTGGATCGGCCCGCCCGTCGAAGCGATCGAGCAGATGGGCTCGAAGGTCGCCTCGAAGAAGATGATGGACGCCGCGGGCGTGCCGGTGCTCGCCGAACTGGACCCGGCCGAGGTCACCGAGGCGCACCTGCCGGTCCTGATCAAGGCATCCGCCGGTGGCGGCGGGCGCGGCATGCGGGTGGTCCGCGAGCTGGCGGACCTGACCCCGCAGATCGAGGCCGCCCGGCGCGAGGCGGAATCCGCGTTCGGCGACCCGACGGTTTTCTGTGAGCGTTACCTGGAGACCGGCAGGCACATCGAAGTCCAGGTGATGGCCGATACGCACGGCGTCATCTGGGCGGTCGGCGAGCGCGAGTGCTCCATCCAGCGCCGCCACCAGAAGGTGCTGGAGGAGGCCCCGTCTCCGCTGGTGGAACGCACCGAAGGGATGCGGGCGCGCCTGTTCGAGGCGGCGCGGCTGGCGGCGGGCGCGATCGGCTACACCGGCGCGGGCACCGTCGAGTTCCTCGCCGACGAGCAGGGCGAGTTCTTCTTCCTGGAGATGAACACCCGCCTGCAAGTGGAGCACCCGGTGACCGAGTGCACCACCGGTCTGGACCTGGTCCGGCTGCAACTCGACGTCGCCGCGGGCGGCGCGCTGCCCGCCGAACCGCCCGCGATGCGCGGACATTCGATCGAGGTGCGGCTCTACGCCGAGGATCCGGCACAGGACTGGCAGCCGCAGAGCGGAACCGTGCACCGGATCGAGATCCCGTCGGTCCGCACCGAATTCGACCTGCTCGACGGGCCGGGCGTGCGCTTGGACACGGGCGTGGTGAACGGCTCGGTCGTCGGCGTGCACTACGACCCCATGCTGGCCAAGGTCATCTCCTACGCCGAGACGCGTACCGAGGCGGCGCGATTGCTCGCTGCGGCACTGCATCGCGCGAAGATCCACGGGCTGGTCACCAACCGGGATCTGCTGGTGCGCGTGCTGCGTCATCCGGCGTTCCTGTCCGGTGACACCGACACGGCGTTCTTCGCCACGCACGGGTTGGACGTGCTCGCCGCGCCGCTGGTGTCGGAGTCCGACGAGGCGCTGTCCATCGTGGCCGCTGCGCTCGCCGACGCCGCCGCCAACCGTGGCCGCGCGCGGGTGGGCGGCGGACTGCCAAGCGGGTGGCGGAACCTGCCGTCGCAGTCGCAGCGCAAGTCCTACGAGAGCCGCGCCACCGGGAGGCACGAGGTGGGTTACCGCTTCGGCCGCACCGGTGTCGCCGTGGACGGGCACGACGGTCTCGATCTCGTCGAAGCGGCTCCCGATCGTGTCGTGCTGTCGGTTCCGGGCGAACGCGGTCCGGTGCGCAGGCAGTTCGAGGTCGCCCGCTACGGCGACCAGGTCTACGTCGACTCGCCGCTCGGCCCGGTTGCCCTGCGCAGGCTGCCGCGTTTCAGCGACCCGGCCGACCAAGTGGCCACCGGCTCCCTGCTGGCGCCCATGCCGGGCAGCGTGATCCGGCTCGGCGCCGAAGTCGGCAGCCGGGTCGAACAGGGCCAGCCGATCCTGTGGCTGGAGGCGATGAAGATGGAGCACACCATCGCCGCGCCCGCCGCGGGCGTGCTCAGCGCCGTCAACGTCACCGTCGGCCAGCAGGTCGACGTCGGCGCCGTGCTCGCGGTCGTCGACCCCGCCGCCGACAACACCGAAACCCAGGAGAACTGA